A stretch of the Streptomyces sp. WMMB303 genome encodes the following:
- a CDS encoding phosphocholine cytidylyltransferase family protein — protein sequence MIGLVLAAGAGRRLRPYTDTLPKALVPVDGDTTVLDIALANFAQVGLTDVAVVVGYRKEAVYERQAELEAKHGVTLRLIDNDKAEEWNNAYSLYCAREVFKEGVLLANGDTVHPVSVEKTLLEARGDGKRIILALDTVKDLADEEMKVVVDPAKGVQRITKLMDPAEATGEYIGLTLIEPEAGAELADALKATFERDPQLYYEDGYQELVNRGFKVDIAPIGDVKWVEIDNHDDLAKGREIACQY from the coding sequence ATGATCGGCCTCGTGCTGGCTGCCGGCGCCGGACGGCGTCTGCGCCCCTACACCGACACCCTGCCCAAGGCCCTGGTGCCCGTGGACGGCGACACCACCGTGCTCGACATCGCCCTGGCCAACTTCGCCCAGGTCGGTCTCACCGACGTCGCGGTCGTGGTGGGCTACCGCAAGGAGGCCGTCTACGAGCGGCAGGCCGAGCTGGAGGCCAAGCACGGCGTCACGCTCCGCCTGATCGACAACGACAAGGCCGAGGAGTGGAACAACGCCTACTCCCTCTACTGCGCCCGTGAGGTCTTCAAGGAGGGCGTGCTGCTCGCCAACGGCGACACCGTGCACCCCGTCTCCGTCGAGAAGACGCTGCTGGAGGCGCGCGGCGACGGGAAGAGGATCATCCTCGCCCTGGACACGGTCAAGGACCTGGCCGACGAGGAGATGAAGGTCGTCGTCGACCCGGCGAAGGGCGTCCAGCGCATCACCAAGCTGATGGACCCCGCCGAGGCCACCGGTGAGTACATCGGCCTCACCCTGATCGAGCCGGAGGCGGGCGCCGAGCTGGCCGACGCGCTGAAGGCCACCTTCGAGCGCGACCCGCAGCTCTACTACGAGGACGGCTACCAGGAGCTGGTCAACCGCGGCTTCAAGGTCGACATCGCCCCGATCGGCGACGTCAAGTGGGTCGAGATCGACAACCACGACGACCTCGCCAAGGGCCGGGAGATCGCATGCCAGTACTGA
- a CDS encoding DUF5941 domain-containing protein, translating to MSTAILTGPPVAGSSLEADLRSLGFEVRAASGPTAVGTELAATAADERVALIDPRFVGHTHALRLALRDPRFAAGALPGVLAVGPEARHALPRDPGGGPQAATEALEAAGVQVHRPELGTLVATVPADDAARAEAEGAVAAVDGEAVRLRSAVKSRDGFFTTFCISPYSRYLARWCARRGLTPNQVTTASLITALIAAGCAAGGERWGFVAAGVLLIASFVLDATDGQLARYDLQYSTLGAWLDATFDRAKEYAYYAGLALGAARGGDDVWALALGAMLLMTARHTVDFSFNEAGHDVTGNTSRTAALSSRLDSAGWTVWARRMIVLPIGERWALIAVLTATTTPRITFVVLLVAGTLAACYTTSGRLLRSLHRRARTDRAAEGVRALTDSGPLAELSGRLLRVLPLPRLGVPAVALLGAAVILATAWAAPLGSVWPVAAAACYALCAGVALARRLKGPLDWLLPPVFRIAEYGTILVLAARADTDRTLPAAFGLVAALAYHHYDTVYRIRGGTGAPPHWLVRAVGGHEGRTLLVTVAAALQLGDGGRTQGFTFALATLAVVIAAVVLVESIRFWVSSQAPAVHDETGEPA from the coding sequence CTGTCGACCGCCATCCTCACCGGTCCGCCGGTTGCCGGATCGTCGCTCGAGGCCGACCTGCGCTCGCTCGGCTTCGAGGTGCGCGCGGCCTCCGGTCCGACCGCAGTCGGCACGGAACTGGCCGCGACCGCCGCGGACGAGCGGGTCGCCCTGATCGACCCCCGCTTCGTCGGCCACACCCACGCGCTGCGGCTGGCCCTGCGGGACCCGCGCTTCGCGGCGGGGGCCCTGCCCGGAGTGCTCGCCGTCGGCCCCGAGGCGCGGCACGCGCTGCCCCGGGACCCGGGTGGCGGACCGCAGGCGGCGACCGAGGCGCTGGAGGCGGCCGGAGTCCAGGTGCACCGGCCCGAACTGGGCACGCTCGTGGCGACCGTGCCCGCCGACGACGCGGCCCGCGCCGAGGCCGAAGGGGCCGTCGCCGCGGTCGACGGCGAGGCGGTCCGGCTGCGTTCCGCGGTCAAGTCCCGCGACGGCTTCTTCACCACCTTCTGCATCAGCCCGTACTCGCGCTACCTGGCGCGCTGGTGCGCCCGCCGCGGGCTGACTCCCAACCAGGTCACCACGGCCTCGCTGATCACCGCGCTGATCGCCGCCGGGTGCGCCGCCGGCGGGGAGCGCTGGGGCTTCGTGGCGGCCGGAGTGCTGCTCATCGCCTCGTTCGTCCTGGACGCGACGGACGGCCAGCTCGCCCGCTACGACCTGCAGTACTCCACGCTCGGGGCCTGGCTGGACGCCACCTTCGACCGGGCCAAGGAGTACGCGTACTACGCGGGCCTGGCTCTCGGCGCCGCGCGCGGCGGCGACGACGTGTGGGCCCTGGCGCTCGGGGCCATGCTGCTGATGACCGCGCGGCACACGGTCGACTTCTCCTTCAACGAGGCCGGCCACGACGTCACGGGCAACACCAGCCGGACCGCGGCGCTCTCCAGCAGGCTGGACAGCGCGGGCTGGACCGTGTGGGCCCGGCGGATGATCGTGCTGCCCATCGGGGAGCGGTGGGCCCTCATCGCCGTGCTGACCGCGACGACCACGCCCCGCATCACCTTCGTCGTGCTGTTGGTCGCGGGCACGCTCGCCGCCTGCTACACCACCTCGGGCCGGCTGCTGCGCTCCCTGCACCGCAGGGCCCGCACCGACCGCGCGGCCGAGGGAGTGCGCGCGCTCACCGACAGCGGTCCGCTCGCCGAGCTCTCCGGCCGGCTGCTGCGGGTGCTGCCGCTGCCCCGGCTCGGAGTGCCGGCCGTCGCACTCCTGGGCGCCGCGGTGATCCTCGCCACCGCGTGGGCCGCGCCGCTGGGCAGCGTCTGGCCGGTGGCGGCCGCGGCCTGCTACGCGCTGTGCGCGGGGGTCGCCCTCGCCCGGCGGCTCAAGGGCCCGCTGGACTGGCTGCTCCCCCCAGTTTTCCGTATCGCGGAATACGGCACGATCCTGGTGCTCGCCGCCCGCGCCGACACCGACCGCACGCTCCCCGCGGCGTTCGGGCTGGTGGCGGCTCTCGCCTACCATCACTACGACACGGTGTACCGCATCCGCGGTGGCACCGGAGCGCCACCGCACTGGCTGGTGCGGGCGGTCGGGGGGCACGAGGGACGGACCCTGCTGGTCACCGTCGCCGCGGCCCTCCAGCTCGGCGACGGCGGTCGCACCCAAGGTTTCACCTTCGCGCTGGCCACGCTCGCCGTGGTCATCGCGGCCGTGGTGCTCGTCGAGAGCATCCGATTCTGGGTGTCGTCGCAAGCACCCGCAGTACACGACGAAACAGGAGAACCCGCATGA
- the galE gene encoding UDP-glucose 4-epimerase GalE: protein MTWLITGGAGYIGAHVARALTAAGERVVALDDLSTGLAERLPAEVPLVRGSVLDRRLLDRVLAEHGVRGVIHLAARKQVGESVEQPLTYYEENLHGLVTLLGAVVEAGVRGFVFSSSAAVYGMPDVDLVTEQTPTVPMNPYGETKLAGEWLVRATGRAHGLSTACLRYFNVAGAAQPELSDTGVFNIVPMFFDALTRQEPPRIFGDDYPTPDGTCVRDYIHVQDLAEAHVAAARATAGDGPRGGDGDLTLNVGTGSGVSVREMADLVAEVTGGRGPAPRVVPRRPGDPARVVASAERIREELGWEPRHGVREMVVSAWEGWLLRHPEAHPTTT, encoded by the coding sequence ATGACGTGGTTGATCACAGGCGGTGCGGGCTACATCGGCGCGCACGTCGCACGGGCCCTGACGGCCGCCGGTGAGCGAGTCGTCGCACTGGACGACCTGTCCACCGGGCTGGCCGAGCGGCTGCCCGCCGAGGTGCCGCTGGTGCGCGGCTCGGTACTGGACCGTCGGCTGCTGGACCGGGTCCTGGCCGAGCACGGTGTGCGCGGTGTGATCCATCTCGCGGCCAGGAAGCAGGTGGGCGAGTCGGTCGAGCAGCCGCTCACCTACTACGAGGAGAATCTGCACGGCCTCGTCACGCTGCTGGGCGCCGTGGTCGAGGCGGGGGTGCGCGGCTTCGTCTTCTCCTCCTCCGCGGCCGTCTACGGGATGCCGGACGTGGACCTGGTCACCGAGCAGACCCCCACGGTGCCGATGAACCCCTACGGCGAGACCAAGCTGGCCGGCGAGTGGCTGGTGCGGGCGACGGGACGGGCCCACGGGCTGTCGACCGCCTGCCTGCGCTACTTCAACGTCGCCGGGGCCGCGCAGCCCGAACTCTCCGACACCGGTGTCTTCAACATCGTCCCGATGTTCTTCGACGCGCTGACCCGCCAGGAACCGCCCCGGATCTTCGGCGACGACTATCCGACCCCGGACGGCACCTGTGTGCGGGACTACATCCATGTGCAGGATCTGGCCGAGGCCCATGTCGCAGCGGCGCGTGCGACGGCGGGTGACGGCCCGCGGGGCGGGGACGGCGATCTGACACTGAACGTCGGCACCGGCTCGGGGGTCTCGGTGCGGGAGATGGCCGATCTCGTCGCCGAGGTCACCGGCGGACGGGGTCCGGCGCCCCGGGTGGTGCCGCGCCGCCCCGGTGACCCGGCGCGGGTGGTGGCCTCGGCGGAGCGGATCCGCGAGGAACTGGGCTGGGAGCCCCGCCACGGGGTGCGCGAGATGGTCGTCTCGGCGTGGGAGGGCTGGCTGCTGCGCCACCCGGAGGCACATCCGACGACGACCTGA